From Pseudoalteromonas rubra, one genomic window encodes:
- a CDS encoding EAL domain-containing protein, with protein sequence MPILSETKLESKTEQLSIINQFSSSLLQITHLDELFDYVTSQVVSRLGFVDCVIYLTDPVGEYLDVVASMGVAHKDISHQVSQQRIPVAAGITGRVARTKQPFLSGNVALEPMYIADTRPALSELCVPLVYENTLLGVIDCEHPEADYFTQAHLQILSTVAHLLSAKIHQVRTLDHLTATVTQLHEAQQLEKCLLKIANITYQSRNLEAFYDELYSIICSQLPAENCFIGLYDTQQDVLEIDYLIEAGVKCSAHQRVSKEQIKHTASYYIIKQQQSLLCDHQQFLSHIKKQNFKMVGRSPRSWLGVPFVVNDQYQGVVVLQSYDNDRAFSRHHKAILTYISRQLSMAIDRRLARHALEHRALHDDLTGLANRYLMLERIKHAILSLGRSKPAHQHCLLYLDLDRFKSINDALGHDVGDHFLVAIVNLIQTCIRKTDTFARLGGDEFAIFMENIGDKQQVELALERITNAIAKPIQIDGHLLQASSSIGVAFTSSDSDSAIALLQQADAAMYEAKSAGRSQIRYFNNEMRKKLKQQADIENDLQNGIENGEFELYYQPIFTLARPRVVSFESLVRWHHPKNGLVTPDNFIPIAEQTGQIIELDLHLLELAAKQVAQWQSIGISDISLTVNVSSRHFASLEFVDQIANLYRAYGLHQGALSLEITESGLIENLNLATKVIHGLSPFGVKLYLDDFGTGYSALGYLHQLPIHVLKIDKSFIQQLTDQDNPLVDAILSLAKSLDLEVVAEGIETPKQFQTLSGKACQYGQGFLISHPLQADQALAFLQSEQVKFATKNIPT encoded by the coding sequence ATGCCAATACTGTCAGAAACAAAACTAGAATCAAAAACCGAACAGTTAAGCATCATTAACCAGTTTTCATCGTCGCTGCTTCAGATAACCCACCTCGATGAACTCTTTGACTATGTTACCAGCCAGGTGGTCAGCCGCCTCGGATTTGTAGATTGTGTGATTTACCTCACTGATCCTGTTGGCGAATATCTCGATGTCGTCGCCAGTATGGGCGTTGCACATAAGGACATCAGTCACCAGGTCAGCCAGCAAAGGATCCCCGTTGCCGCCGGGATTACAGGTCGTGTTGCGAGAACTAAGCAACCCTTCCTTTCGGGTAACGTTGCGCTGGAGCCTATGTATATTGCCGACACCCGACCAGCGCTCTCTGAATTATGTGTCCCCTTAGTGTATGAAAACACCCTGCTGGGTGTTATCGACTGTGAGCACCCTGAAGCGGACTACTTTACCCAGGCACATTTGCAGATCCTGTCAACCGTAGCACATTTGCTCAGTGCTAAAATTCATCAGGTCAGAACACTAGACCATCTGACCGCCACAGTGACGCAGTTACATGAAGCACAACAGCTGGAAAAGTGTCTGCTAAAAATCGCCAACATCACTTATCAATCCCGTAACCTTGAAGCCTTTTATGATGAGCTGTACAGCATCATCTGTTCACAACTCCCTGCCGAGAACTGCTTTATCGGACTCTACGATACCCAGCAGGATGTGCTCGAGATTGATTACCTGATAGAAGCCGGTGTCAAATGCAGCGCACATCAGAGAGTGTCTAAAGAGCAGATAAAACACACCGCCTCTTACTACATCATCAAACAACAGCAGTCTTTACTGTGCGACCACCAGCAGTTTCTGAGCCACATTAAAAAACAAAATTTTAAAATGGTTGGCCGCTCTCCACGCTCCTGGCTTGGTGTCCCCTTTGTGGTAAATGACCAATACCAGGGTGTCGTTGTGCTACAAAGCTATGACAACGATCGGGCATTTAGCCGCCACCATAAAGCCATTTTGACTTATATTAGTCGTCAGCTCAGTATGGCCATAGACAGACGCCTTGCCCGCCACGCCCTGGAACACCGGGCATTGCATGATGATCTAACCGGCTTGGCAAACCGCTATTTAATGCTGGAACGGATAAAACATGCCATTTTATCTCTGGGACGAAGTAAACCGGCACATCAGCATTGCCTTCTGTACCTTGATTTAGACAGATTCAAAAGCATTAACGATGCACTGGGACACGATGTCGGCGACCACTTTCTCGTAGCCATTGTTAACCTTATCCAGACCTGTATTCGAAAAACGGACACCTTTGCGCGCCTGGGCGGTGATGAGTTCGCTATTTTCATGGAGAATATAGGCGACAAACAACAGGTTGAATTAGCGCTGGAGCGGATCACAAACGCCATTGCTAAACCCATCCAAATTGATGGTCACCTGCTGCAAGCCTCCAGCAGTATTGGTGTGGCATTCACCTCCAGTGATTCGGACAGCGCCATCGCGCTGCTACAACAAGCCGATGCAGCCATGTATGAAGCGAAATCGGCAGGACGCAGTCAGATCCGATACTTCAATAATGAGATGCGTAAGAAGTTGAAGCAGCAGGCTGACATTGAAAACGATCTGCAAAATGGCATTGAAAATGGTGAATTTGAACTGTATTACCAGCCCATATTCACACTGGCCCGGCCCAGGGTTGTCAGTTTTGAATCCCTGGTACGCTGGCACCACCCAAAAAACGGTCTGGTCACGCCTGATAACTTTATTCCTATTGCAGAACAAACCGGCCAGATCATTGAGCTCGATTTGCACTTACTCGAATTAGCAGCAAAACAGGTAGCACAGTGGCAGAGTATCGGGATCAGCGACATCAGCCTGACAGTGAATGTCTCATCACGTCATTTCGCCAGCCTGGAATTTGTGGATCAGATTGCCAATTTATATCGCGCCTACGGCCTGCACCAGGGGGCACTCAGTCTCGAAATCACCGAATCAGGCTTGATTGAAAACCTCAACCTGGCAACAAAAGTTATCCATGGTCTGTCTCCATTTGGGGTGAAGCTTTACCTTGATGACTTTGGTACCGGATACTCTGCGCTGGGTTACTTGCATCAGCTGCCTATTCATGTTCTTAAAATTGACAAGAGCTTCATTCAACAACTCACAGATCAGGACAACCCCCTGGTTGATGCCATTTTATCGCTGGCAAAGTCTCTGGACCTGGAAGTCGTCGCCGAAGGGATCGAAACACCTAAACAATTTCAGACACTCAGTGGTAAAGCCTGTCAGTACGGGCAAGGCTTTTTGATTTCTCATCCCCTTCAGGCAGACCAGGCTCTGGCCTTTTTACAATCGGAGCAGGTCAAATTCGCCACAAAAAATATCCCTACATAA
- the pyrC gene encoding dihydroorotase: MTSKQTLTITRPDDWHVHLRDGAVLVDTVRDISRYMGRAIIMPNLVPPATCTQSALAYRERILAAQPSGQFEPLMVLYLTDNTSAEEIRAAKASGHIVAAKLYPAGATTNSDSGVTDIENIYHILEVMQEVGMLLLVHGEVTDSSIDIFDREKVFIETKLKKVVDAFPKLKIVLEHITTQDAVEFVESAPENVAATITAHHLLYNRNHMLAGGIRPHYYCLPILKRNTHQQALLRAATSGSKKFFLGTDSAPHAKDKKEAACGCAGAYTAHAAIELYAEAFEEAGALDKLEGFASHFGPDFYGLPRNTDTITLEKNSWLVPDSYPLGDTQVVPIKAGASIDWQVV; this comes from the coding sequence ATGACAAGTAAACAGACCTTAACAATCACTCGTCCGGACGACTGGCATGTGCATCTTCGTGATGGCGCTGTACTCGTTGACACTGTGCGCGATATCAGTCGTTATATGGGTCGGGCAATCATCATGCCAAATTTGGTACCACCTGCAACTTGTACACAGAGTGCATTGGCTTATCGGGAGCGTATTTTGGCTGCCCAGCCAAGCGGGCAGTTCGAGCCTTTGATGGTTTTATATTTGACTGATAACACCAGTGCTGAAGAGATCCGAGCGGCGAAAGCCAGTGGTCATATTGTCGCTGCAAAATTATACCCGGCTGGCGCAACAACCAATTCAGATTCGGGTGTAACCGACATTGAGAATATCTACCATATTCTGGAAGTCATGCAGGAAGTTGGTATGTTGTTGCTGGTACACGGTGAAGTCACGGATTCTTCGATCGATATTTTCGACCGCGAAAAAGTGTTTATTGAAACCAAGCTTAAAAAAGTGGTTGATGCATTTCCTAAGCTCAAAATTGTACTGGAGCACATCACGACACAAGATGCAGTTGAGTTTGTTGAGTCAGCGCCAGAGAATGTTGCGGCGACGATTACGGCGCATCACCTGCTGTACAACCGCAACCATATGCTGGCAGGTGGCATTCGCCCACATTATTACTGTTTGCCTATTTTAAAGCGTAATACTCATCAACAGGCGTTACTGCGCGCAGCAACTAGTGGCAGTAAAAAGTTCTTCCTGGGTACTGACTCAGCACCTCATGCGAAGGATAAGAAAGAAGCCGCGTGTGGATGCGCAGGGGCTTACACGGCACATGCCGCAATTGAGCTTTACGCCGAAGCATTTGAAGAAGCGGGTGCGCTGGATAAACTTGAGGGCTTTGCCAGTCACTTCGGTCCAGATTTTTACGGGTTACCTCGTAATACAGACACCATTACTTTAGAAAAAAACAGCTGGCTGGTGCCGGACTCTTATCCACTGGGTGATACTCAGGTTGTACCAATTAAAGCTGGTGCCAGTATCGACTGGCAGGTAGTTTAA
- a CDS encoding substrate-binding periplasmic protein translates to MSGVVSTRQCRKQENSGSGYHRVKQLACVLGLFACFIVRAATPINVTILADDSYPPYSYVQEGKLVGIYPTLIREAAKLIKEDYLVELRPIPWKRGVSALANGEAFALMPPYIHRDTRPFIWPYSVALKQEEVVAFCNPGITLQNVTQRDDQQAPINIGLNAGFLILDDALKEARKTGRVIVWENKNTRANIIKLYKKRVDCYINDRLSTLIGISELQDQLPGINAQSFVEDRVVLSRSAHIGYLKGYEGQYPFKSDFIEKMDKALSTVLQKSPPP, encoded by the coding sequence GTGTCAGGAGTAGTTAGTACAAGACAGTGCAGAAAACAAGAAAACAGCGGTTCTGGTTACCACCGAGTGAAGCAGTTGGCTTGTGTTTTGGGCTTGTTTGCGTGTTTTATAGTGCGTGCAGCCACCCCGATAAACGTCACAATATTAGCTGACGACAGCTACCCGCCTTATTCTTATGTTCAGGAAGGTAAATTAGTTGGCATATACCCAACACTGATCCGAGAAGCTGCGAAACTGATCAAAGAAGATTACCTTGTGGAGCTTCGCCCTATTCCCTGGAAAAGAGGCGTTTCCGCGCTCGCAAATGGAGAAGCATTCGCACTGATGCCACCTTATATCCATCGTGACACCCGACCCTTTATTTGGCCTTATTCCGTTGCTCTGAAACAAGAAGAGGTTGTTGCATTTTGTAATCCAGGTATCACGTTACAAAACGTCACCCAGCGTGATGACCAACAGGCGCCAATAAATATCGGATTGAACGCTGGCTTTCTCATCCTTGATGATGCACTCAAAGAAGCACGAAAAACCGGACGGGTTATTGTCTGGGAAAACAAAAATACCCGAGCGAATATCATCAAACTTTATAAAAAGAGAGTCGACTGCTACATCAATGACAGACTCTCAACTTTGATAGGTATCAGTGAGCTACAAGATCAGCTGCCAGGCATAAACGCACAGTCATTTGTCGAAGACCGTGTAGTCCTCAGTCGCAGTGCCCATATCGGATACCTCAAAGGGTATGAAGGCCAATATCCGTTTAAATCTGACTTCATCGAGAAAATGGATAAGGCATTAAGCACCGTACTACAGAAAAGTCCGCCGCCATGA
- a CDS encoding FHA domain-containing protein, translating into MTQGLQSHAQKSSISSSRDTHCSRIRRQDTQIGTGMAHLLLAQTNDHILLNPNHRFGRAEGEVDTQVLGIEISRHHAVIVWTGEQWVLHDTSKNGVFVNQNRIVPEMDWVLSIGDVITFSELHPHSFIVSSLAPPE; encoded by the coding sequence ATGACTCAAGGATTACAATCTCATGCTCAGAAGTCGAGTATTTCTTCTTCCCGAGATACGCACTGTAGCAGAATTCGACGTCAGGACACTCAGATAGGCACAGGCATGGCACATCTTTTATTAGCGCAAACCAATGATCACATTCTTCTTAATCCAAATCACCGTTTTGGTCGAGCAGAGGGAGAGGTAGATACCCAGGTGTTAGGAATAGAAATCTCACGCCATCATGCCGTTATTGTCTGGACGGGGGAGCAATGGGTACTTCATGATACCAGCAAAAATGGGGTGTTTGTAAATCAAAATAGAATAGTGCCAGAAATGGATTGGGTGTTGAGTATAGGCGATGTGATCACTTTTTCAGAGCTCCACCCTCATAGCTTTATCGTGAGCTCTTTGGCCCCGCCAGAGTAA